In the Arthrobacter zhaoxinii genome, one interval contains:
- the tsf gene encoding translation elongation factor Ts, with translation MANYTAADIKALRERTGAGMMDVKKALDEANGDADKAMELIRIKGLKGATKREGRSTAEGLVAAKVIDGTVGVMIELNCETDFVAKSPKFIELADKVLAAAVESAAADAETLLAYNVDGKPLSEVVVEEGAILGEKVVVRRVARIEGKTVDAYLHKTSKDLPAQVGVLFAVDGEGAEAATAAHDIAVHTAAYAPTYLTRDEVPAETVENERRIADETARAEGKPEGALPKIVEGRLTGFFKEIVLLDQPFAKDAKKTVGKVLEEAGVAPAGFARFRVGA, from the coding sequence ATGGCGAACTACACTGCTGCTGACATCAAGGCACTGCGCGAGCGTACCGGCGCGGGCATGATGGATGTAAAGAAGGCTCTGGACGAGGCCAACGGCGATGCCGACAAGGCCATGGAGCTCATCCGCATCAAGGGCCTCAAGGGCGCGACCAAGCGTGAAGGCCGTTCCACTGCTGAGGGCCTGGTTGCCGCCAAGGTTATCGACGGCACCGTCGGCGTTATGATCGAGCTCAACTGCGAGACCGATTTCGTTGCCAAGTCCCCGAAGTTCATTGAACTGGCGGACAAGGTTCTGGCCGCTGCTGTTGAGTCCGCTGCTGCCGACGCCGAAACCCTCCTCGCCTACAACGTTGACGGCAAGCCGCTGTCCGAGGTTGTTGTCGAAGAAGGCGCAATCCTGGGCGAGAAGGTTGTTGTCCGCCGCGTGGCACGCATCGAAGGCAAGACCGTTGACGCGTACCTGCACAAGACCTCCAAGGATCTTCCGGCACAGGTCGGCGTGCTGTTCGCCGTTGACGGCGAAGGTGCAGAAGCTGCCACCGCCGCCCACGACATCGCCGTGCACACCGCTGCATACGCTCCGACCTACCTGACCCGCGACGAAGTTCCGGCAGAGACGGTCGAGAACGAACGCCGCATCGCTGACGAGACGGCACGCGCCGAGGGCAAGCCCGAAGGCGCACTGCCCAAGATCGTAGAAGGCCGCCTGACCGGTTTCTTCAAGGAAATCGTCCTGCTGGACCAGCCGTTCGCCAAGGACGCCAAGAAGACCGTGGGCAAGGTTCTCGAAGAAGCCGGTGTTGCACCGGCAGGCTTCGCCCGCTTCCGTGTAGGCGCCTAA
- the pyrH gene encoding UMP kinase: MKESDSPRRRVLLKLSGEVFGGGKLGVDPETVRAVAKQIAATVGEVEVAIVVGGGNFFRGAELSQSGMDRSRADYMGMLGTVMNCLALQDFLEQAGVETRVQSAITMGQVAEAYIPRRAIRHLEKGRVVIFGAGAGLPYFSTDTVAAQRALEVHADEVLMAKSGVDGVYTSDPNKDSTAVRLETLTYDDALRQDIRVMDQTAMTMCKDNDLNMVVFGMEGEGNVTRAIRGEKIGTIVSN; this comes from the coding sequence TTGAAAGAATCCGACTCACCGCGACGACGCGTCCTGCTGAAGCTCTCAGGGGAGGTCTTCGGCGGCGGCAAGCTCGGAGTGGACCCCGAAACCGTGCGGGCAGTGGCCAAGCAGATCGCTGCGACAGTAGGCGAGGTCGAGGTGGCCATCGTCGTCGGCGGCGGGAACTTCTTCCGCGGCGCGGAGCTCTCCCAGAGCGGCATGGACCGCTCCCGCGCGGACTACATGGGAATGCTCGGCACCGTGATGAACTGCCTCGCCCTGCAGGATTTCTTGGAGCAGGCCGGCGTCGAAACCCGGGTGCAGAGCGCCATCACGATGGGACAGGTTGCTGAGGCGTATATCCCGCGGCGCGCCATCCGCCACCTCGAAAAGGGCCGCGTGGTCATCTTCGGTGCCGGTGCAGGCCTGCCCTACTTCTCGACCGACACGGTGGCCGCCCAGCGGGCGCTCGAGGTGCACGCAGACGAGGTGCTGATGGCCAAGAGCGGCGTGGACGGGGTCTACACCTCCGACCCCAACAAGGACTCCACCGCCGTGCGGCTGGAAACCCTGACCTACGACGACGCGCTGCGCCAGGACATCCGCGTTATGGACCAAACGGCCATGACCATGTGCAAGGACAATGACCTGAACATGGTGGTGTTCGGCATGGAGGGTGAAGGCAACGTCACCCGCGCCATCCGCGGCGAGAAGATCGGCACCATCGTTTCTAACTAA